From Lolium perenne isolate Kyuss_39 chromosome 5, Kyuss_2.0, whole genome shotgun sequence, a single genomic window includes:
- the LOC127303387 gene encoding protein FAR1-RELATED SEQUENCE 5-like, which produces MAHQSVRHREGRRPKKQLTTEGRVYRLRPESRCGCKARLVVKFDGRTGFWVVEDFRDKHNHDPAEPCETPFLRSHRMINDAQRSEILSLGSMGVRKHLIMRKFIAGSGSFAGVGFTRKDLYNMCSRERRRLLFDGDATTAIRIMAKRKKRDPEFFYEYDVDDKGRLKHMFWCDSQSRRDYQDYGDVMVFDSTYKMNKYKMPFVPFVGLNNHRRTMVFGCAILSSENEQTYVWLLKTFLKAMCQQKPKAVITDADYAMIGAIGKVFSGVSHRICSFPIEKNMEMHLPNKSLNEFRTLLYYTTSEQVFEERWHAFYRKWQSPKTRTWMKRMYNKRKLWAAAYLSEGFWLGMKSNQRSESLNSCLHLHLDGEMTIVDMIMHYDNAIVRLRENEAHDDCTASQTTPVPITNFRELEVAAAKIFTPAVFYIIQGELSKIGGIEILEKMQVGDSNIFIVAWRNHVRTRFYVEYRPKEAEIIRNVLQQEG; this is translated from the exons atggcgcaccagtCAGTGCGCCACAG AGAAGGCAGACGTCCCAAAAAGCAACTGACCACGGAAGGCCGCGTATATAGGCTCAGACCTGAGTCTCGCTGCGGCTGCAAGGCACGTTTGGTGGTGAAGTTTGATGGAAGAACTGGTTTCTGGGTTGTTGAAGATTTTCGAGACAAACATAACCATGACCcagctgaaccatgtgagactccgTTTCTTCGGTCCCATAGGATGATCAACGACGCGCAGAGATCTGAGATATTATCACTGGGATCCATGGGGGTCAGGAAGCACCTCATTATGAGAAAATTCATTGCAGGCTCCGGTTCATTTGCCGGTGTTGGATTCACAAGAAAAGATTTGTACAACATGTgctctagggagaggaggaggctgctTTTCGACGGTGACGCTACCACAGCCATCCGCATTATGGCAAAGAGGAAAAAGAGGGACCCTGAATTTTTCTATGAATATGACGTTGATGACAAAGGCCGTCTGAAGCACATGTTCTGGTGTGATTCCCAGTCACGTAGGGATTACCAGGACTACGGAGATGTGATGGTGTTTGATAGCACATACAAGATGAATAAATATAAAATGCCATTTGTTCCTTTTGTGGGCTTGAACAACCACCGTAGGACAATGGTTTTTGGGTGTGCCATCCTTTCAAGCGAGAATGAACAAACATATGTTTGGCTTCTAAAGACCTTTCTCAAAGCGATGTGTCAACAGAAGCCAAAGGCAGTAATCACGGATGCAGATTACGCGATGATCGGCGCAATCGGCAAAGTATTTTCTGGTGTGTCGCATCGCATCTGCAGCTTCCCCATTGAAAAAAATATGGAGATGCATCTACCTAACAAGTCATTGAACGAGTTCAGGACTCTTCTGTATTACACCACCTCAGAGCAAGTATTTGAGGAGCGATGGCATGCATTTTACAGAAAATGGCAATCCCCAAAAACCAGAACATGGATGAAGAGGATGTACAACAAGAGGAAACTTTGGGCTGCAGCGTATCTCTCTGAAGGATTCTGGCTGGGTATGAAAAGTAACCAGCGGAGTGAAAGTTTAAACTCTTGTCTACACCTGCACCTAGATGGGGAAATGACAATTGTTGATATGATTATGCACTACGACAACGCAATTGTCCGTCTCCGTGAGAACGAAGCCCACGACGACTGCACGGCTTCACAGACTACACCAGTGCCAATTACTAATTTTAGAGAACTAGAGGTTGCTGCTGCAAAAATCTTCACTCCTGCTGTGTTCTATATTATTCAAGGTGAGCTTTCAAAGATTGGCGGCATAGAGATCTTAGAAAAAATGCAGGTAGGAGACTCAAACATCTTCATTGTGGCATGGAGGAATCATGTAAGGACTAGGTTCTACGTGGAATATAGACCCAAGGAGGCAGAAATTATAAG GAATGTGCTGCAGCAGGAAGGGTAG